A genomic region of Micromonospora sp. NBC_01796 contains the following coding sequences:
- the rpmD gene encoding 50S ribosomal protein L30: MARLKVTQLRSHIGTKHNQRESLRSLGLKRINDVVVKEDRPEIRGMIFTVSHLVKVEEVE, from the coding sequence ATGGCACGGCTCAAGGTCACCCAGCTCCGATCCCATATCGGGACCAAGCACAACCAGCGGGAGTCCCTGCGGTCGCTCGGTCTCAAGCGGATCAATGACGTGGTGGTCAAGGAGGACCGCCCCGAGATTCGGGGCATGATCTTCACCGTGAGCCACCTGGTGAAGGTCGAGGAGGTCGAGTAA